A window of Haloarcula taiwanensis genomic DNA:
AGGGCGTCTTGACGCGACTCCCCGCCAGATAGCGGCGCGAGTAGCTGTGAACGATACCGCTGAAGAAGGTGACGACCACCCACATCAGAACGGTCAACCCATCAATGGCGACCGCACCGGGTATCTCCCATGCGAACCCGGTTCGGACCCGGACGGCAAGCACAGCAATGCTCGCGGCAAACATCGACCACACGAGCCATGTGAGTGCGACGGGCACGAGCGGCGAGTCTGCCGTCGTGTCCGGGAGTGATCCGACCGTTTTCGATGAGTTGTGTCCTGACATCGTTGTTCGTTACCAATCACGGCAATCACGGACTGTGACTGACCGATTCTGGCTGTCTTCACCCATAGTGCGAACGGACTGGTTATTAAATCCTTCTATACTACCAATTTGTTCCTGAAAAGGTGTATTATAGAACATTATGTTTACTCGTTGGTGCTCAGCCGAAACCACCATCACGGTAGGAAACAGGCGTCTCGTGGCCTGAATCGACAAGTTTCTTCGAAAAAGGGCCGTACGCACGGACGCACGGAATCAACTGCTGAGGACTAATTGAGTATGGAAGGTGTCGAGATCACTAGTTTGTTCGTCGTGGCCGTTCGAAAACAAGACCTTACAAAAGACGAGGCAGTCACATCGATAGAGACGCAGTCGTCCGGCCAACGGCCCCGCAAAAGCACCACCGTTCTCAGTTAGCTCTCGGACTCGGAATCGAACTTACCGAAGGGCGTGGTCTCGTGGCTTCGGACGAGAACTTCGTCGGCTACTGTCAGGCCCATATCGAGAAGTGCCTGCGCAACTGGGGTGATATCGCTATCCGATTCGCCGACAGCCGTCACGAGGAGGTTCTCCTCGCCGGTGACCAGTTCTTGTACCGAGACAACGCCGTCAATATCGAGGATCTTCGGGATTAAATCGCCCCGGTCGGGAATCGACGCGGTGCAGTAAAGCAGCATCCGGAGCGGGTAGCCAGCCTGCTGATAGTCGACATCAGCGCTGTAGCCTTTGATGACTTCCCTCGACTCCAGATGGTTGATGCGCTTGCGGACGGTGCTGTCGGACGTATCGGTTCGCTCTGCGATGTCCCCGGACGACATATTTCGAGCGTCCTCCTGTAATGCGTACAGAATCGCTCTATCCACGTCGTCGATTTCCTCGTCGGCCATACTAGTGTGTCAACAGCAAGGACACTTTACTGTTGTACGTTCCCCGATACCGCTGTTGTGGCTGGCAGCAATACAGCCGGGGGTTCGACCGCGCTTGCGCTGTCAGTCGATAGGTCGGGCTTGACTCCGTTTGCAGCGAAGAATTGCGACGCCGAGAAACAGATGTGACCCCAGTGCGAACAGTCCGATCACGCACGCTCTCCCGAATCTGAAGCAACTATCACCTCATCGTCGATTCGGATACAAGCGTATGCTTGACGGCGTCCCCATCGGATGTCTCGTCAAGATAATCGAGTGAAACCCACGGCAGTGCCCCGATTTTCAGGCCCCCCTAAAATCCGAAGCAGTTATGTATTTTTAGGCTGCCCTAATATTTATGTCGAAAGACGAGACGGCTCACAGATCCCCGACGAGACGTGACTACATGAAGTACGGCGGCGCAGCGGTAGCTGGCGGTTTGCTAGCGGGCTGTGTAGATCAGTCCGGCGCAGAATCAACCCCGGCCCAGACAGACTCAGAAGGGCAGTCGTCCGCAACAGCCGACCCGACGACGGGCGACGACGGTTATTCTGTTACAATGTCACCCATGGGGACCGTCGAGTTTGATGCGGTTCCCCAGAACGTGTTCACGATACTGGGCCACCACGTAGACATGCTGGTCGCACTCGGTCGAGGTGATGCAATCAACGCGATGCACGCGCCCGAATACCACCAGTCGCTGTATCAGAAGTTCCTCCATCGACTGGAGGGCGTCTCAACCGATTGGGAGGGTCTGTACTCTTCGTGGCCACCGTCGAAGGAGAAACTGTACGAACTCGACAGCGATGTACACATAGCTGACCCAGCGAAGGTTGCGACGGCCGAGGGGTGGGACAACGACAGCATCCAGGAGATCGGCTCGAACGTTGGCCCGTGGTTCGGGAACACACTCAGCGGCACGCAGCAGGACCCGCCATCAGGCTGGGCCGATGCGTACGAATACTACACACTTTGGGAAATCTTCGGAAAGCTCGCGGCGGTCTTTCGGGCACGGGAGCGATATGGGGAGTTCAGATCCGTCCGCGATTCGATGATGCAAACTATCAACGCGGGCCTTCCCTCGGCGAATGACCGGCCGAGTGCGGCCCTGGTCCTGTTTTCCACATCCGGCGAGAAAATCTGGGGCTACAAGATGAACCATCCGGGCTACTATGCTGCCCACACCCGCCCGCTCGGTGCGACCGATGCCTTAGCCGATGCCGTCGGTAACGGGTACGGCGACGACGGGCGGAATATCACGCTCGATTCCGAATTGCTTCTTGATGCTGATCCGGACGTGTTGCTTGTCCTCGGGCCGATGACGGAGTACCACAATCTCGACGACATTCGGTCACAACTGGCAGACGACGAGGTACTGAGAAAAATGACTGCCGTGCAAGAAGGGCGGATATACGCTCAGGGTGCCCGTCGGCAGGGTCCGATCCTGAACCTGTTCCAGACGGAAATGACTGCGAAACAACTGTATCCCGACCAGTTCGGTGAGTGGCCGGGCTATGTCGACGGCGAGCCATACCCCGAAATTCCCGCCGAGGAACAGCTGTTCGATCGCCAGCGGGTCGCAGATATAATCACGGGTGAAGGACTGTGACTGACGCCGACAAAACGCCGCGTGAACGGTCGACACGCAGAGACTATATCAAGGGTGCTGGGCTGATTGCGGGCGGCAGTTTGCTCGCCGGGTGTGCCAGCGATGCTGTCTCAGAACCCACTGCAACCGAGCACAGAGGGACGCCCGCCACAACCGAGACGGAATCGTATACCGTTACCATGGAGCCGGTCGGCACCGTCGAATTCGAGACTGTACCCGAGACAATCGCCCCGTTCACCGCCGACTACATCGATATGCTGGTCGCGCTCGGTCACGGTGACGCAGTACAGTCAATCTGGTACCGTGGGCGGTACAAGACGCTACACTACGAGGAGTTAGATGGAGTGTCTATTGACCTCGACGGGCTCACACAGCTCTGGAACGACGGCGTCTCGAAAGAACCGTTCTACGAGATGGACGCAGACCTGCACCTCATCGATCCGAACGCGCTTATCGACTGGCTCGGGGCGTGGGATCAGTCTGACCTCACGGAGATTCGCGAGAACGTCGCACCGTTTCTCGGGAACCTCATCTTCCGGCGGACCGACGACTGGCACGACTACCGATACTACAGCCTGTACGAGGCTTTCGAGAAGGTAGCTGAGATGGTTCAGGAGCAGGCCCGTTTCGAGGCAATCCGCTCGATACATGACGAGATGGTCGAAACGGTGCAGGCTCGGCTCCCGGCACCAGCAGATCGGCCAAACGCCGCTCTGGTGTTCGCTGGCGAGGAACCGGAGGAGTTCACGCCGTATCGAATCAACGGAAACGGGGCAAATAAAGAACACTTCCAAACGCTCGGGATTTCCGACGCCTTTGCCGATACCGGAGTCGAGGGGTACTCCGGCTCGGAATCGCTTGATTACGAGGCGCTGTTAGAGATAGACCCGGACTCACTCCTGCTGCGGTATCACCGAGAAGGGAAGACCCGCGAGGAGTTCGAGAACTCGGTTCTCGCGTACATGAAAGACCACGAAGTGGGCAGCCAGTTGCGGGCCGTCCAGAACGACAGGGTGTTTCGTGGCGGCCCGATCTACACCGGCCCGCTGCACAACCTATTCATGATTGAACGGTACGCGAAGGCCTACTTCCCTGACGAATTTACAGAGGCGCACCTGTTCGACCGGGAGCACCTCGCGGAGATTATCACAGAGGGACCAGCTGAGTAATCGGACTCTCCGGTCATCGCGGAACTATGCTCAGTCGGGCGTAGCTGAATATCAGTATCGTGATGAAGACAGGTCGCACCCGCGGCCCCGCCGTCGTGCGAATAGACTTGAAAAGACTTTTACACAGATTCGAGTTCAATTTTACATAGATGTCCACAGCTACCATACGGAACGTCCTCCGCGGTGACGGCGACCGGTTCGTCTACGTCGTCTCCGCGTTAGCCGCGCTGAACGGACTGTTGTTCGGGTTCGACACCGGGATCATCTCGGGCGCGTTCCTGTTCATTCAGGACTCGTTCGTCATGTCGCCGCTCGTCGAAGGGATCATCGTCAGTGGTGCGATGGCCGGGGCCGCGGCCGGTGCGGCCGTGGGTGGCCAGTTAGCCGACCGCCTCGGTCGCCGCCGACTCATCCTTATTGCAGCCATCGTGTTCTTCGTCGGCTCGTTCACGATGGCCGTCGCGCCGACCGTTCCCGTCCTCGTCGCCGGGCGGCTTATCGACGGCGTCGCTATCGGCTTCGCGTCGATCGTCGGGCCGCTCTACATCTCAGAGATTGCACCGCCGCATATTCGCGGTGGACTCACCTCGCTCAATCAGCTCATGGTGACGACCGGTATCCTGCTCTCGTATTTCGTCAATTACGCGTTCGCCGACGCGGGCGCGTGGCGCTGGATGCTCGGTGCCGGAATGGTCCCCGCCGTTGTGCTTGCTATCGGGATTCTGAAGATGCCCGAGAGCCCGCGCTGGCTCTTCGAACACGGGCGGGAAGACGAAGCCAGAGCCGTGCTCAACCGAACGCGGTCCGGCGGCGTCGAGCAGGAACTCGACGAGATCCAAGAGACCGTCGAAACACAGGCCGAAACCGGCGTTCGGGATCTGCTGGCATCGTGGCTCCGCCCCGCGCTGGTTGTCGGACTCGGACTCGCCGTGTTCCAGCAGATCACCGGTATCAACGCCGTCATTTACTACGCTCCGACGATTCTCGAATCTACCGGCCTCGGAAACGTGGCATCGATCCTCGCGACAGTTGGAATCGGGACGATAAACGTCGTGATGACTGTCGTGGCGATCATGCTCGTCGACCGTGTCGGCCGGCGTCGACTGCTCCTTGTCGGTGTCGGTGGCATGGTTGCAACTCTCGCCGTCCTCGGTACCGTGTTCTACCTCCCCGGTCTTAGCGGGGGCCTCGGCATCATCGCCACAATCAGTCTGATGCTGTTCGTGTCCTTTTTTGCCATTGGCCTCGGCCCGGTCTTCTGGCTCCTGATATCGGAGATATACCCGCTTTCCGTTCGCGGGTCGGCGATGGGCGTCGTTACAGTCGCCAACTGGGGTGCGAATCTCCTCGTCTCGCTGACGTTCCCTGTCCTGACTGACAGCGTCGGAACCTCAGCGACGTTCTGGCTGTTCGGCCTCTGCAGCCTCGCGGGACTGGTGTTTGTCTACCGCACCGTCCCCGAAACCAAGGGGCGGACGCTGGAGGCAATCGAAGACGACCTCCGGCAGAACATCTCGCTGACTGACTGAAGCGGCCATCGGAACGGTAGGCTGTGCTGCTGTCTGTGGCTTTTAGAGACCGAGGCGATCTAACGCACTGTCGAGCCTCGGGAGTCTGTCGTCGCCGAAAAACCGGACGTTCTCCAGCGCGTGGAAGGCGACGTACACGTCGCGTCGCTTTTCGAAGTACTCGGCGGAGATATCACGGTGGCGGCGATATTCGTCGTAGAAGGCAGCACCGATCGAATCCAGTCGGTCGACGTACGCCAGGTCAACTTCGGCGTGGCCGAAATATATCGCCGGATCAAGGACGGCCCGAACAGTTCCGTCTGCCACCACAGTGTTGCCGGGATGGATGTCGCCGTGCAACAGCGACGGCGAGGCCGGCTCGACGAGCCGAGCATCGAGTGTGTCCGCCAGTTGCTGCACCCGGTCGAACTCGGCGGCTGGCAAGGTGCCGTCGTTCCGCGCGGCCCTCGCAAACGGGAGTACCCGTTGCTCGCGGAAGAAATCGACCCACGAATCGGTCCACGGATTCGGCTGCCTGAACGGCCCAGAAAGGGTGTCGAACTGAAAGCCGAACGCATCGGCTGAGATATCGTGGAGAGACGCGACGTGGCGCGCGAGGTCGCGCTCGGCCCGTTCACTGAATCGGCCGTCTCCACGGATGAACGATAGTACGAGCAGGTTCGGTTCGACGTGGAGGACTTCCGGAACGGGGAGGGATGTGGTACGGGTGAGATACTGAAGCATTGCTGCTTCGATTCCAAGCGGCGAGTCGTCAACTTTCACCGCCACGTCAGGCCGGTCGTGAAACGAGACGTGGTAGACCGACCCGACTTCTCCGCCGTCGAGTTCCGTCACGTCGTGAGCATCGGCGTCCAATACGCTCGATACCCGCTGTAGCACTGTCGCCTTCGGTCGTTCCGTGCCCGTCCCTTCGCCCATATTCGACGTACGAGAACCGTTCCAATAGGTCTGTTTGTCTCAGTCTCTGCGGCGAAAACAACGCCAGCCAAGTCTGACTGCAAGCTTCGGGTGCAGGCAGTCCGTGAAGCCGCTGGACACTACACGGAGCGGTCAGCGCTATCACCGAACTGCACGACAAGCCGTTCCGTGGCGAGGGCGTACACTGTCATCTCTGTCCCCTTCTCCGAGTACCACGTCTCGGCGGGTTCGATGAGGTCAGCTTCACAGAGCCGGTCGAGGTGATAGGAGACGCTCTGGAGCGAGCGGTCGACCGCGTCGGCGATGTCCGATGCGGTCCGCGGCTCATCTCTGACTGCCCCAAGTATCTCCTGAGCGGCTTCGGACGAGAGGATTTGAAGAACGTCAGTCGGTTCGGTACCGTTGACTACGACGCTCGTCTGCTCACGGGGTGCATAGTCAACCGGTGGGTGGTGGGGAAAAGCACTTGCCATTGATTGTTGGAGTAGCGACGGACGTTTTTGTTTGTTCGACCCAATCCGAACAAACCAATCAAACAATTTAATACTTACGAAAGCAATAGCCGGAGATATGACACGGCAGGACACGCGACAAACAGGGCAGGCGACTCGGATGCATGAGTGATGCTGACAGTTCGGTGGCACGGGAACGCGTCATCGAATCGATGGAGCAATCAGCCGAAGTGTACGGTCTCAGCCGAAGTGCCGGGCGCATCTACGGCGTGCTGTACTTCGCATCAGATCCGCTCTCAATCCCGGAACTCGTCGACCAGACGGGCTACGCGAAATCGACGGTCAGTAACGTCACACGGACGCTGTCGCGTCTCGGGCTCATCCACCGCCGGTCGTCGACGGGAGGCGGCAGACGAGTCCGGTTCGAGGCTGAACGTGAAATCTGGTTCATCCTACAGGACGTGTTCCAGCAATACGTCCAGCGGGAGGTCCAGACGACGCTCAGAACCATCCGCCGGGCGGAAGAGCAGGTAGCGGCAGATACTCGCGAGGAAGAGCGCGTTCGCAATCTCCGCGAGACGTATGAAGATCTGGAGGAGATCGTACAGCTCGTGTCGGAGTACTCGGCCGCCGAACTCCGCGAAGCACTTGCGACCTACGAGCGGTAGTCACCGCTACCAGTAGACCGTATAGGTACACGCATCCTCTCCGTTCCGACGACACGTTTCACCCGTTTCTTCGAGGAAGACGAACGCGTCGACCGGGGCGTACTGCTGGGCGACGCCCCTGATGAGACCGCGGTCGAACGGGCACGGATACGGATTCTCACACGTCACCTCGCCGGTCCGCTCGCCAACGGATTCAAAACGGTAGTGTCCGATGTCGCCGCCACGGTGGTTTCGCTGATAGGCCTCGTCTATCGACGTGAGAGCCTCTGGGACAGTGTCAAAGTCGTTGGGCCAGTCGGCGACACGAGGGATCTGCTCGCCTAGTCGGTCGAGGACGTGCGGCTGCAGGTCGTCAGCAATTATTTCGAACGCGTTCAGCCAGGCCTGCTGGGGATACCACTCGTCGGCCGCCGGTTCGGTGATTCCCTCCGAAGCGAGCGCCGTCAGCGCGCGGTCCCGGTACTCGTCTGAGAACTTCCCCATCGCCTCCTCAACTATCGTGAGTACCGTTTGCCCATTAATTTCGACAGCGGAGTCAAACGCGTCGTAGGATGCCATTCTGTCCTGGCGTTCACAGGGGAAGCAATAAAAACCGACCGTATACGCGGCAGACGTGACACTATCAGCCCAGAGAACGCACCTTCCGACAATGCTTCCTGCACCGCTGGACGCTACAGCGTGTCATTGTCACTTGCAGACAGTTCGCCGAGAGGTGACGGCTCCACAGAGTTCGTACAGGACAGTTCCCCTGTGACTATCGGTCCTCGGATCCGGCTTTGACCGCGGTGACCCACGCCGGTCGACGCACTGTCGGCTCGCCCGACTTGAACTCGACGGAGATGTCGTACGTTGTCGGCGCATCGCCCGTTAGTCTGACCAGCGCGAGTTCTGCATACGTCCCCGCTGATCCCGTCTGGTCCCACCTAACTTCCGCGGAGCGAACGCCAGTCGTGTCACTGACGGTTCGCACTTGCCCTGTGGCCCCGGTAATATGGTACGGTTCGCGTCCTTCGTACCAGCCGTTTTCTGGCTTGTAGACAGTCGCTTCCTGAGAGGGATCGATGTCCCGCTGGTATCCGACAACGTACAAGCTCCTGACAACGACAGATGCCGCTCCCGAGACATCGGTCCTCAGATCGCTTGCATTCTGCTTAATAATGAACGTGACATCGCCCTCAGTTCGGCTCTCCCTGATGAGTTTCCGATCGGTATCGCGCTGTATCTGCTCTCGTCGGCGGTCAGTACTACCGACATCCTCGACAACGAGACGACTGTAGACCGGAGCGCCAGGCGACGCCTGAAACTGTTCGGTTCGGACACCACCCTCGTCGATGAACAGGTAGCGCCCGCCGTCAGCAGTCACAGCGCCCTCAAATTTGAGCGCTGTCTCACCATCCGCGACAATCGCTCCCGTCGCCCGGTAGTCATCGACCTCGGGCACAGTGAATCGTTCATCGACCGGTTGCGTCGAGTGCGATTCTGCGGTCGTGACCGGATACACAGCGGCGAGCACAAGCACGAGACAGCACAGCGCTAGCGCACCGTTGAGCAGCCTCGCGGTACGACGGTCCATACCCCAGTGCCACTACTGATCAAGAAAAGCTATTCGAAAAGCGCAGTACAACCGTTGCTGTTCGTTCGGGGAATCGTAGCCGGATTACGCTACACAGGCAACGAGAACCTCGATGAAGACCGGGTCGGTGCTGGAGGCGATGTGGACGACCGCAAACGACCACTCACGACTGTTGATACCGCGTCGACCACTTCGGTACCGACCGACGGTACAGGCCGACACCGACAGCACCCAAGACGCCGCCAGACCCACCGAGCACGGCCAGCAGGCTGCCAGACACCGGCGAGACGGCGAACCCGACGATGAGGACCGGGACCAGCGGGAGGACCATCGCTACGCCGAAGACAGCGAACAGGGCCGTGTCGAAAAGGAACTCGTTCGGAGAGAGACCGGTGAGGTAGACGGTGGTGCCGAAGATGTAGCAGGCGACGCCGACAAGCAAGACAGCCCCGACGGCGGCCTCAGCAGCCGGCCCGCCACGCCAGACGAGTGCAAGCCCGTAGAACGCAAGTCCGACCAGCGGGCCGAGCAGGAGAAACGCCCGGAATTTCCCCGCGAAAACGGCTCTCACAGAGAGTGGCTGGGCGAAATACAGGCTCACGTCGTCGGACTGGGTGAGCCAGTTGTAGGTCGTGAATCCCGAGAGCCCGAGAATCGCACCGAAGGAGATACCAGTCGACGGCTGTACACCCGTGATCTGTCCGGCGAAATCGACCAGTGCAGCAGTAACGCCGAACAGCACCGCCGCTGAAAAGAGGACTTTTCCGAACCCGCCTGCACTCCGGTGGATGTCGAGCAGGCTCTTCGTCGCAACTGGGTCACCGAACCGTTGCCACCACGCGCGAAACGCTGGTTCGACTGTTTGAGCAGGGTCAGGCGCGGTCGCATCGAAAGTGGCTGCACCCAGCAGAAAGACGCCGCCGATACCGAGAGCTGTCGTGCCGACCCGCAGGGGTGTCTGGGCCAGAAACAGGCCGTAGGGGGTATAGGAAACGATAGTAACACCACTGACTGCCGCTGCACCGACAGCGGCGAGTGGGGCCGCAAGCAGCGCCAGCCCGGGAACGCCGCGCCCAGCGAGGCCGAGACCTGCAATCGTCGTTCCCATTCCCAAGACGAACATCAGTGCCAGTGTCGTCCACAGAAGGGAGACAGTCTTGGCGACGAGGAGAGGCCCAGCAGCCCCTCGCACTGCAAGCACCGTTCCGAGAGAGATTGGTAGCAGAAACAGCACCGCGTAGTAGACACTGTCCTTGACGACGAACAGGCCCAGCAGCGTGTTCTGCGAGAGCGGGAGTGTGCGGGCAGAGAACATCAGCAGCGTCACGTCACCGAGAAGGTTCTGGAGAGCATCACGTCCCACAAAGCCGATCGACCCCGTGTGGAGTCCGAAGACAAATACCAGTGCGTGGAGGCCGGCGAAGACGGTTCGCGGCTCGGTCCCGGTAACGGACAGCAGCTTGGCTGCGCCCCCAACGAGCAGGCAAATGAACACCGGAAACAGGGAGAAGTGACTGCCGCCGAAGAGCCGGCTGTGGAGTCGCCACTCCTCGCGGACCATCTCGACGAACACCCTGCGCACCCGTCCGTCACTCATGTATCAGCAGGTTGCTTCTCCCGGTCCACTGTTGCGTCGACGGTGTCCAGAAATACGTCAAGGAGCGTCACATCAGCGTCGAGTT
This region includes:
- a CDS encoding ArsR family transcriptional regulator, giving the protein MADEEIDDVDRAILYALQEDARNMSSGDIAERTDTSDSTVRKRINHLESREVIKGYSADVDYQQAGYPLRMLLYCTASIPDRGDLIPKILDIDGVVSVQELVTGEENLLVTAVGESDSDITPVAQALLDMGLTVADEVLVRSHETTPFGKFDSESES
- a CDS encoding ABC transporter substrate-binding protein, with amino-acid sequence MGTVEFDAVPQNVFTILGHHVDMLVALGRGDAINAMHAPEYHQSLYQKFLHRLEGVSTDWEGLYSSWPPSKEKLYELDSDVHIADPAKVATAEGWDNDSIQEIGSNVGPWFGNTLSGTQQDPPSGWADAYEYYTLWEIFGKLAAVFRARERYGEFRSVRDSMMQTINAGLPSANDRPSAALVLFSTSGEKIWGYKMNHPGYYAAHTRPLGATDALADAVGNGYGDDGRNITLDSELLLDADPDVLLVLGPMTEYHNLDDIRSQLADDEVLRKMTAVQEGRIYAQGARRQGPILNLFQTEMTAKQLYPDQFGEWPGYVDGEPYPEIPAEEQLFDRQRVADIITGEGL
- a CDS encoding Fe3+-hydroxamate ABC transporter substrate-binding protein, which encodes MTDADKTPRERSTRRDYIKGAGLIAGGSLLAGCASDAVSEPTATEHRGTPATTETESYTVTMEPVGTVEFETVPETIAPFTADYIDMLVALGHGDAVQSIWYRGRYKTLHYEELDGVSIDLDGLTQLWNDGVSKEPFYEMDADLHLIDPNALIDWLGAWDQSDLTEIRENVAPFLGNLIFRRTDDWHDYRYYSLYEAFEKVAEMVQEQARFEAIRSIHDEMVETVQARLPAPADRPNAALVFAGEEPEEFTPYRINGNGANKEHFQTLGISDAFADTGVEGYSGSESLDYEALLEIDPDSLLLRYHREGKTREEFENSVLAYMKDHEVGSQLRAVQNDRVFRGGPIYTGPLHNLFMIERYAKAYFPDEFTEAHLFDREHLAEIITEGPAE
- a CDS encoding MFS transporter; the encoded protein is MSTATIRNVLRGDGDRFVYVVSALAALNGLLFGFDTGIISGAFLFIQDSFVMSPLVEGIIVSGAMAGAAAGAAVGGQLADRLGRRRLILIAAIVFFVGSFTMAVAPTVPVLVAGRLIDGVAIGFASIVGPLYISEIAPPHIRGGLTSLNQLMVTTGILLSYFVNYAFADAGAWRWMLGAGMVPAVVLAIGILKMPESPRWLFEHGREDEARAVLNRTRSGGVEQELDEIQETVETQAETGVRDLLASWLRPALVVGLGLAVFQQITGINAVIYYAPTILESTGLGNVASILATVGIGTINVVMTVVAIMLVDRVGRRRLLLVGVGGMVATLAVLGTVFYLPGLSGGLGIIATISLMLFVSFFAIGLGPVFWLLISEIYPLSVRGSAMGVVTVANWGANLLVSLTFPVLTDSVGTSATFWLFGLCSLAGLVFVYRTVPETKGRTLEAIEDDLRQNISLTD
- a CDS encoding fructosamine kinase; protein product: MGEGTGTERPKATVLQRVSSVLDADAHDVTELDGGEVGSVYHVSFHDRPDVAVKVDDSPLGIEAAMLQYLTRTTSLPVPEVLHVEPNLLVLSFIRGDGRFSERAERDLARHVASLHDISADAFGFQFDTLSGPFRQPNPWTDSWVDFFREQRVLPFARAARNDGTLPAAEFDRVQQLADTLDARLVEPASPSLLHGDIHPGNTVVADGTVRAVLDPAIYFGHAEVDLAYVDRLDSIGAAFYDEYRRHRDISAEYFEKRRDVYVAFHALENVRFFGDDRLPRLDSALDRLGL
- a CDS encoding transcriptional regulator, giving the protein MASAFPHHPPVDYAPREQTSVVVNGTEPTDVLQILSSEAAQEILGAVRDEPRTASDIADAVDRSLQSVSYHLDRLCEADLIEPAETWYSEKGTEMTVYALATERLVVQFGDSADRSV
- a CDS encoding transcriptional regulator, translated to MSDADSSVARERVIESMEQSAEVYGLSRSAGRIYGVLYFASDPLSIPELVDQTGYAKSTVSNVTRTLSRLGLIHRRSSTGGGRRVRFEAEREIWFILQDVFQQYVQREVQTTLRTIRRAEEQVAADTREEERVRNLRETYEDLEEIVQLVSEYSAAELREALATYER